One Lycium barbarum isolate Lr01 chromosome 5, ASM1917538v2, whole genome shotgun sequence genomic window carries:
- the LOC132642011 gene encoding putative late blight resistance protein homolog R1B-23 produces MFHCPDDQEINRLRETLQRLAEEWSSSIHAFEEESMVCCHFGTWKWFNEEHDPLKILQLIEEIWGSFFMVLEEPDLLQTLKLLEKITWTDIILSLSVEFTTLMQIEKEWGLLHRFIYEWQDIKDVFKFLIMDFKFLKRDIKFSDSTLNFRIFTNEPAEARSVLKDVVADIKKLFVPPRMFYNQPRRLAQHFHYILHRLQKKIWSTRSRIRSKYSFPVMSSLLSANRDVTVIPYSVLEFIDTAAKNLSDLLDDPSLPACFRGQIEKVSNELKFLRNFVCFVSDRCIVTVDSEATNFDLLDHIPQLITREQNNEITAMPEEEKIIAGVEKEKKKKKNAVFGLKATSIWKFFQATWDIIAGGKNKKRCIMTRIPNTFFLDVLAVAGQTTMVTWLLLPCSANRNEDLPENMDALLSDLQKRIQPIEPCVCEMYTSLLQALKLAQSPWYPIIRIDYVVHCQVGFLEMLLHSLEVLSSNSTAKKANLEENLNFWKANLNNLPIEALELHLQDMDSVLVDAGLLVYSLNEMEDQISVLDFPGKSQRMKAMIYLTTRKRFLLRFNLPAINGLASVDFIVDNLMERLCHFSNLTVSVEMQLRTIQKEIDVLRAVVELHDKFQPFATRVIGLANEVKSMLDFCKEIDVPDWCIPLWILHIVEDIKLCMIEVEEMQVEEMQENKVSDPVLHNTPDSACASVSSHFASNPSIKEEIVGFEEMEDQVPVLDFSGKIQRMKAMIYLTTRKRLLLRFNLPAINGLASVDFIVDNLMERLCHFSDLTVSVEMQLRTIHKEIDGLRAVVELHDKFQPFTTRVIGLANEVKYMLDFCKEIDVPDWCLPLWILHIVEDIKLLMIEVEEMQENKVSDPVLHNTTDSASASVSSHFASNPSINEEIVGFEDVTVELIHELIDGSSELDVISIVGMAGLGKTTLANRIYVDELVVSSFDIHAKCCVSQEYTRKDLLLAILRDITDETAKFDKEADNELADKLRKLLMRKRYLVLIDDIWETSAWDDLKLCFPEDNNRSRIILTTRHYEVASHAKLVSDPHKLRFFSSDESWTLLSNKVFNKECCPLVLKDVGEEIAKRCGGLPLSIVLVAGILKVMKKEKRHWEQVATYLGESIHVLSEDTLDLSYQNLPDYLKACFLYLGVFPEDREIQVSQLTWLWVAEGIVVSHTEKLLEDTAEDYLENLIGRNLVMVAKGSSDGRIKACRIHDLVLEFCKKKAKLNNFLERIKGDGGTDPLHVFSSNCKTPERLSLYSRCDYLEKWCWSFSDLKYFQFREARKLAFSSIDCASYTFKRFKFLRVLDVEFTLIDSFPQELTLLRYLAFRTAKDTLPLPANLRNLETLIVQGIRVQVSVPDTIWKIVKLRHLHIYHKASFTLDGGEEVLASPSKMDDLQTLSSAYFSCVDIADKVLEKMPNLRKLRCEVLKFDGAFPAFNNLTKLEMLKITSGPTFTMTNQLKLPSDLKKLTLSNFHIHLNEVTALSNLEVLKLVGVTISSNIWKVNDEQFSKLKFLKIENPSFSECDISDDAFPCLEHLVLKRCRYLKVIPSCFGYMPSLKSIEVKSCKESLAESAMVIKEMQVEEMGYTGFEVFIHK; encoded by the exons CTCCTTCAAACACTGAAGCTGTTAGAAAAGATAACATGGACTGACATCATCTTAAGTCTTTCAGTTGAATTTACGACACTGATGCAGATCGAAAAAGAATGGGGTTTGTTGCATAGATTTATATACGAATGGCAGGATATAAAAGATGTCTTCAAGTTCCTTATAATGGACTTCAAGTTCCTTAAAAGGGATATCAAGTTCTCGGATAGTACTCTCAACTTTCGCATCTTCACAAATGAACCAGCGGAAGCCCGATCTGTGTTAAAAGATGTTGTAGCTGATATAAAGAAGCTCTTTGTGCCACCAAGGATGTTCTACAATCAACCAAGGCGATTGGCTCAACATTTTCACTACATTTTGCATAGGTTGCAAAAAAAGATTTGGAGTACCAGGTCGAGAATCCGATCAAAGTACTCCTTCCCTGTAATGTCATCCCTACTTTCTGCCAATAGGGACGTTACTGTTATTCCATACTCTGTATTGGAATTCATTGATACTGCTGCAAAGAATCTAAGTGATTTACTTGATGATCCAAGTTTACCAGCGTGTTTTCGGGGACAGATTGAAAAGGTTTCAAATGAGTTGAAGTTCCTTAGAAATTTTGTCTGCTTTGTTTCAGACAGATGCATAGTGACTGTTGACTCTGAGGCTACTAATTTTGATCTCCTTGATCATATTCCTCAACTGATAACACGTGAACAAAACAATGAGATTACAGCAATGCCAGAAGAAGAAAAGATCATTGCTGGtgtagaaaaagaaaagaagaagaagaagaatgcaGTATTTGGCTTGAAGGCTACTAGTATTTGGAAGTTCTTTCAGGCTACATGGGACATCATTGCTggtggaaaaaataaaaagagatgcATAATGACTCGGATCCCGAACACTTTCTTCCTCGACGTTTTGGCTGTGGCCGGGCAAACAACAATGGTTACCTGGTTGCTTTTACCATGCTCTGCCAACAGAAATGAAGACTTGCCAGAAAATATGGATGCTTTGCTTTCCGATCTGCAAAAGAGGATTCAGCCCATTGAGCCGTGCGTCTGCGAGATGTATACGAGTCTCCTGCAAGCTTTAAAGTTAGCACAATCACCGTGGTATCCCATTATCCGAATTGATTATGTAGTACATTGTCAGGTTGGATTTCTGGAGATGCTCCTACACAGTTTGGAAGTTCTATCTAGTAATTCCACAGCAAAAAAGGCAAACCTTGAGGAGAATCTCAACTTCTGGAAAGCCAATCTCAACAATTTACCAATAGAGGCCCTTGAACTTCATCTTCAAGATATGGACTCGGTGCTTGTTGATGCAGGACTTCTGGTTTActcattgaatgaaatggagGACCAAATATCAGTTCTTGATTTCCCAGGCAAAAGTCAGAGAATGAAAGCAATGATCTACCTCACCACTCGAAAGAGATTTCTCCTTCGATTTAACTTACCTGCCATTAATGGACTGGCCTCTGTTGATTTCATTGTAGACAACCTGATGGAGCGCCTATGCCACTTTTCAAATTTAACTGTCTCCGTAGAGATGCAGCTTCGGACAATTCAGAAGGAAATCGATGTCCTCCGAGCTGTTGTCGAACTGCATGATAAATTTCAACCTTTTGCAACGCGGGTGATTGGTTTGGCAAATGAGGTAAAATCTATGCTTGATTTTTGTAAAGAAATAGATGTTCCTGACTGGTGTATTCCCCTCTGGATCCTGCACATTGTAGAGGATATTAAGCTATGCATGATAGAGGTAGAAGAGATGCAAGTAGAAGAGATGCAAGAAAACAAAGTGTCTGACCCAGTATTGCATAATACTCCAGATTCTGCCTGTGCAAGTGTTTCTTCACACTTTGCTAGTAATCCAAGCATCAAAGAAGAAATTGTAGGCTTTGAGGAAATGGAGGACCAAGTACCAGTTCTTGATTTCTCAGGCAAAATTCAGAGAATGAAAGCAATGATCTACCTCACCACTCGAAAGAGATTGCTCCTTCGATTTAACTTACCTGCCATTAATGGACTGGCCTCCGTTGATTTCATTGTAGACAACCTGATGGAGCGCCTATGCCACTTTTCAGATTTAACTGTCTCCGTTGAGATGCAGCTTCGGACAATTCATAAGGAAATCGATGGCCTCCGAGCTGTGGTCGAACTGCATGATAAATTTCAACCTTTTACAACGCGGGTGATTGGTTTGGCAAATGAGGTAAAATATATGCTTGATTTTTGTAAAGAAATAGATGTTCCTGACTGGTGTCTTCCCCTCTGGATCTTGCACATTGTAGAGGATATTAAGCTACTCATGATAGAGGTGGAAGAGATGCAAGAAAATAAAGTGTCTGACCCAGTATTGCATAATACTACAGATTCTGCCAGTGCAAGTGTTTCTTCACACTTTGCTAGTAATCCAAGCATCAATGAAGAAATTGTAGGCTTTGAGGATGTAACAGTTGAACTGATACACGAACTAATCGATGGATCATCAGAACTTGATGTAATCTCAATTGTTGGAATGGCTGGATTAGGCAAGACAACTCTGGCAAACAGAATATATGTTGATGAGTTAGTTGTCTCTTCTTTTGATATCCATGCCAAATGTTGTGTCTCTCAAGAATATACACGAAAGGACTTGCTACTAGCCATTCTACGTGATATTACTGATGAGACAGCTAAATTTGATAAAGAGGCTGACAATGAACTAGCAGATAAGCTGCGCAAACTTTTAATGCGCAAGAGATACCTTGTCCTCATTGATGATATCTGGGAAACCAGTGCTTGGGATGATCTAAAGTTGTGCTTCCCTGAAGATAACAATAGAAGTAGAATTATTCTGACAACTCGGCATTATGAAGTTGCCTCTCATGCTAAACTCGTTAGCGATCCCCATAAGCTtcgattttttagtagtgatgaAAGTTGGACCTTATTAAGCAATAAGGTGTTCAATAAAGAATGTTGTCCTCTTGTCTTAAAAGATGTTGGAGAGGAAATAGCAAAGAGATGTGGAGGACTTCCTCTTTCAATTGTTCTAGTAGCAGGTATCCTCAAAGTAATGAAGAAGGAAAAACGTCATTGGGAACAAGTGGCAACATATTTAGGTGAAAGTATTCACGTTCTATCAGAGGACACGCTGGATCTCAGTTATCAGAATTTACCAGATTATTTGAAAGCCTGCTTTCTGTATTTGGGAGTATTTCCAGAGGACAGAGAGATTCAAGTTTCACAGTTAACTTGGCTGTGGGTAGCCGAAGGTATCGTAGTATCTCACACAGAGAAGCTTTTGGAGGATACAGCGGAAGATTACTTGGAGAATCTCATTGGGAGAAACCTTGTGATGGTTGCTAAAGGGAGTTCTGACGGACGAATCAAGGCATGTCGCATTCATGATCTGGTGCTAGAATTTTGCAAGAAGAAAGCCAAGTTGAACAACTTCTTAGAAAGGATAAAAGG GGACGGAGGTACGGATCCTTTGCACGTTTTCTCTTCAAATTGCAAGACTCCAGAGCGTTTATCCCTTTATTCTCGGTGCGATTATCTTGAAAAATGGTGTTGGTCTTTCTCAGATCTAAAATATTTCCAATTTAGGGAAGCTAGAAAATTGGCTTTCTCCTCAATAGATTGTGCATCATACACCTTTAAAAGGTTCAAGTTTCTGAGGGTGTTAGACGTTGAATTCACATTAATTGATTCCTTCCCTCAAGAATTAACCCTTTTGAGATATCTTGCTTTTAGGACAGCCAAAGACACATTACCACTCCCGGCCAATCTTAGGAACCTTGAAACTTTGATAGTTCAAGGAATTAGAGTACAAGTATCAGTACCTGATACCATCTGGAAGATAGTTAAGCTGCGACATCTACACATATACCATAAAGCATCTTTCACTTTGGATGGTGGAGAAGAAGTTTTAGCAAGCCCCTCAAAAATGGATGATTTGCAAACTCTTTCCTCGGCATATTTTTCTTGCGTAGACATTGCTGATAAGGTCTTGGAAAAGATGCCAAATCTTCGAAAGCTGAGATGTGAAGTTTTGAAATTTGATGGAGCGTTCCCGGCATTTAACAATCTTACCAAGCTAGAAATGCTCAAGATTACTTCTGGTCCTACATTTACCATGACCAATCAGTTGAAGCTCCCATCAGACCTCAAGAAATTGACACTGTCCAATTTTCATATACATCTTAATGAAGTTACAGCCCTTTCAAATCTTGAGGTACTCAAACTTGTAGGAGTTACCATTAGTTCCAATATATGGAAAGTGAACGATGAGCAGTTCAGCAAACTCAAATTCTTGAAAATAGAAAATCCTTCTTTTTCAGAATGTGACATCTCAGATGATGCCTTTCCATGCCTTGAACACTTAGTATTGAAAAGATGCAGATATCTTAAGGTGATCCCTTCTTGCTTCGGATACATGCCGTCTCTAAAGTCTAT